A genome region from Coffea arabica cultivar ET-39 chromosome 7e, Coffea Arabica ET-39 HiFi, whole genome shotgun sequence includes the following:
- the LOC113701944 gene encoding probable disease resistance protein At5g66900 isoform X2: MASLCWCFQLLGVVARQHWQRCSVTIHKSEKIFRSKNKHQVPEFQSDEDAINQFESLLKRLKPHPSLLVLDDVWRGSEFLIERFRISQPGFKVLVTSRSVFRSFETTFRLKLLNDENAKTLFCHSAFKDGIPDVQNDLVDKVVKGCGGFPLALKVIGQSLRGEPEAKWIHRTQKWSEGVSVFNPHCDVLNCLKSSLDALTEIPELPDLKECYLDLGSFPEDQRIPATALLDVWVELYNLDEEDVHTLVHLLELSDRNLINLVLQSEDGHFAMQHDLLRDLVVYQNALDPIEQRTRMIVEINENSFPDWWTKGDQPSLHPRLLSITTDELFASKWHDLRQPEAEVLVLNFQTRIYALPHFMERMSNLKVLIVTNYGFHQAELKDFDLIGHVLNLKRIRLERVSIPCIGIPMLQLKNLRKISLVMCDIEKAFENCSFRAPSIWPNLVEMNIDYCSDLIAFPVGLCNLASLEKLSVTYCQELIALPQEIGNLTKLKALRLYSCTKLSSLPGSIGGLKKLKYLDLSDCLELAHLPDEIGKLEALGTIHMKGCGELRGLPPSVRDLGQLEKVICDEEISYFWRSHAECLKKMNITVIRREANLNWLHRFDP, translated from the exons ATGGCGTCTCTGTGTTGGTGCTTTCAGCTCCTGGGGGTTGTGGCAAGACAACATTGGCAAAGATGCTCTGTCACGATCCACAAATCAGAG AAAATTTTTCGAAGTAAGAATAAGCATCAGGTGCCTGAATTCCAAAGTGATGAAGATGCAATTAATCAGTTTGAGTCACTGCTAAAGCGGCTGAAACCTCATCCTTCACTTCTGGTCCTCGATGATGTGTGGCGTGGCTCAGAATTCCTGATCGAGAGATTTAGAATTTCACAACCAGGATTCAAAGTTTTAGTAACATCTAGATCTGTATTCCGGAGTTTTGAGACAACATTTAGACTGAAACTCTTGAATGATGAGAATGCAAAGACTCTCTTCTGCCATTCAGCCTTCAAAGATGGGATCCCTGATGTCCAAAATGACCTTGTTGACAAG GTGGTGAAAGGTTGTGGTGGATTTCCTTTGGCCCTTAAAGTTATTGGCCAATCACTTCGTGGGGAGCCTGAAGCGAAGTGGATACACAGAACTCAAAAGTGGTCTGAAGGAGTATCCGTTTTCAATCCCCACTGTGATGTACTTAATTGTCTCAAGTCCAGCTTAGACGCTCTCACTGAAATACCAGAGCTGCCCGACCTCAAGGAATGTTACCTGGACTTGGGGTCGTTCCCTGAGGATCAGAGAATACCTGCTACGGCACTTTTGGATGTCTGGGTTGAACTGTACAACCTAGATGAAGAGGATGTACATACCCTAGTCCACCTCCTTGAACTTTCCGACAGAAATCTGATTAATCTTGTACTTCAAAG CGAAGATGGGCATTTTGCGATGCAGCATGATCTACTCAGAGATTTGGTTGTCTATCAAAACGCTCTGGATCCCATAGAACAGAGAACAAGAATGATCGTGGAGATAAACGAGAACAGCTTTCCTGATTGGTGGACTAAAGGAGACCAGCCATCTTTGCATCCGCGTCTTTTGTCCATCACTACAG ATGAATTATTTGCTTCAAAATGGCATGATCTGCGTCAACCGGAAGCTGAAGTGTTGGTTTTGAATTTTCAAACGAGGATCTACGCCTTGCCCCATTTCATGGAGAGAATGAGCAACCTCAAAGTGCTAATTGTTACAAACTATGGATTCCATCAGGCTGAACTGAAAGATTTTGATCTGATTGGTCACGTGCTTAATCTGAAGAGAATCAGGTTGGAACGCGTTTCCATTCCTTGCATCGGTATTCCCATGTTGCAGTTAAAGAATCTGAGGAAGATATCATTAGTTATGTGCGATATTGAGAAGGCATTCGAGAACTGTAGCTTTAGGGCTCCCAGTATCTGGCCAAATTTAGTGGAGATGAACATCGACTACTGCAgtgacttgattgcatttccaGTTGGGTTATGCAATCTTGCCAGTCTTGAGAAGCTCAGCGTTACTTACTGCCAAGAGCTAATTGCACTTCCCCAAGAAATTGGAAACCTGACAAAGTTGAAGGCGTTGAGGCTTTATTCTTGTACAAAACTGTCTTCGCTGCCCGGTTCAATTGGTGGCCTGAAGAAATTGAAGTACCTTGACCTGTCTGATTGTCTAGAGTTGGCTCATTTGCCAGACGAAATTGGTAAGCTGGAGGCTCTGGGAACAATTCACATGAAAGGTTGCGGAGAATTACGGGGGTTGCCACCTTCGGTCAGGGATCTCGGGCAATTGGAGAAGGTGATCTGTGACGAGGAGATCTCGTATTTTTGGAGATCGCATGCCGAATGTTTGAAGAAAATGAACATTACGGTGATAAGAAGAGAAGCAAACCTCAATTGGCTTCATAGATTTGATCCTTGA
- the LOC113701944 gene encoding probable disease resistance protein At5g66900 isoform X1: MAANLTEGAALGSVCNLLVAAVLEVTQKVATFKFSLDRLKTTLNSIKPIFDDIERLNEILNRPEEETESFLTQLRKAEKLVRKCLEIKSWNFYKKYTYSRKLNALDQSLLRFFKLDAQLHLVRDSRRIMVGMRGMDDKVDEILSFLSHRFPGWCDVPGFPEFVVGLDEPLEELKLMLLKDGVSVLVLSAPGGCGKTTLAKMLCHDPQIRDRFRDNIFFVNVARTPNLMLIVQKIFRSKNKHQVPEFQSDEDAINQFESLLKRLKPHPSLLVLDDVWRGSEFLIERFRISQPGFKVLVTSRSVFRSFETTFRLKLLNDENAKTLFCHSAFKDGIPDVQNDLVDKVVKGCGGFPLALKVIGQSLRGEPEAKWIHRTQKWSEGVSVFNPHCDVLNCLKSSLDALTEIPELPDLKECYLDLGSFPEDQRIPATALLDVWVELYNLDEEDVHTLVHLLELSDRNLINLVLQSEDGHFAMQHDLLRDLVVYQNALDPIEQRTRMIVEINENSFPDWWTKGDQPSLHPRLLSITTDELFASKWHDLRQPEAEVLVLNFQTRIYALPHFMERMSNLKVLIVTNYGFHQAELKDFDLIGHVLNLKRIRLERVSIPCIGIPMLQLKNLRKISLVMCDIEKAFENCSFRAPSIWPNLVEMNIDYCSDLIAFPVGLCNLASLEKLSVTYCQELIALPQEIGNLTKLKALRLYSCTKLSSLPGSIGGLKKLKYLDLSDCLELAHLPDEIGKLEALGTIHMKGCGELRGLPPSVRDLGQLEKVICDEEISYFWRSHAECLKKMNITVIRREANLNWLHRFDP; the protein is encoded by the exons ATGGCTGCAAATTTAACTGAAGGGGCTGCTCTTGGATCAGTATGCAATCTATTGGTGGCGGCAGTTCTTGAAGTAACTCAAAAGGTAGCCACTTTCAAATTTAGCCTAGACAGGCTGAAAACAACTCTTAATTCGATAAAACCCATATTTGATGACATAGAGAGGTTGAACGAGATATTGAATCGTCCAGAGGAAGAAACAGAGTCTTTTCTTACTCAATTAAGAAAAGCAGAAAAGCTAGTTCGCAAGTGTTTGGAGATCAAAAGTTGGAATTTTTACAAGAAGTATACTTACTCGAGGAAACTGAATGCGTTGGATCAATCCCTTTTgaggttctttaagttggatgcACAACTCCACTTGGTCAGAGATAGTAGAAGGATAATGGTGGGGATGCGAGGCATGGATGATAAGGTGGATGAAATTCTTTCATTTCTTAGTCATAGATTTCCAGGCTGGTGCGATGTTCCGGGATTTCCAGAATTTGTGGTTGGATTGGATGAGCCACTTGAAGAACTGAAGTTGATGCTGCTCAAAGATGGCGTCTCTGTGTTGGTGCTTTCAGCTCCTGGGGGTTGTGGCAAGACAACATTGGCAAAGATGCTCTGTCACGATCCACAAATCAGAG ATAGATTCAGGGACAACATCTTCTTTGTCAATGTTGCAAGAACACCTAACCTGATGCTCATTGTTCAGAAAATTTTTCGAAGTAAGAATAAGCATCAGGTGCCTGAATTCCAAAGTGATGAAGATGCAATTAATCAGTTTGAGTCACTGCTAAAGCGGCTGAAACCTCATCCTTCACTTCTGGTCCTCGATGATGTGTGGCGTGGCTCAGAATTCCTGATCGAGAGATTTAGAATTTCACAACCAGGATTCAAAGTTTTAGTAACATCTAGATCTGTATTCCGGAGTTTTGAGACAACATTTAGACTGAAACTCTTGAATGATGAGAATGCAAAGACTCTCTTCTGCCATTCAGCCTTCAAAGATGGGATCCCTGATGTCCAAAATGACCTTGTTGACAAG GTGGTGAAAGGTTGTGGTGGATTTCCTTTGGCCCTTAAAGTTATTGGCCAATCACTTCGTGGGGAGCCTGAAGCGAAGTGGATACACAGAACTCAAAAGTGGTCTGAAGGAGTATCCGTTTTCAATCCCCACTGTGATGTACTTAATTGTCTCAAGTCCAGCTTAGACGCTCTCACTGAAATACCAGAGCTGCCCGACCTCAAGGAATGTTACCTGGACTTGGGGTCGTTCCCTGAGGATCAGAGAATACCTGCTACGGCACTTTTGGATGTCTGGGTTGAACTGTACAACCTAGATGAAGAGGATGTACATACCCTAGTCCACCTCCTTGAACTTTCCGACAGAAATCTGATTAATCTTGTACTTCAAAG CGAAGATGGGCATTTTGCGATGCAGCATGATCTACTCAGAGATTTGGTTGTCTATCAAAACGCTCTGGATCCCATAGAACAGAGAACAAGAATGATCGTGGAGATAAACGAGAACAGCTTTCCTGATTGGTGGACTAAAGGAGACCAGCCATCTTTGCATCCGCGTCTTTTGTCCATCACTACAG ATGAATTATTTGCTTCAAAATGGCATGATCTGCGTCAACCGGAAGCTGAAGTGTTGGTTTTGAATTTTCAAACGAGGATCTACGCCTTGCCCCATTTCATGGAGAGAATGAGCAACCTCAAAGTGCTAATTGTTACAAACTATGGATTCCATCAGGCTGAACTGAAAGATTTTGATCTGATTGGTCACGTGCTTAATCTGAAGAGAATCAGGTTGGAACGCGTTTCCATTCCTTGCATCGGTATTCCCATGTTGCAGTTAAAGAATCTGAGGAAGATATCATTAGTTATGTGCGATATTGAGAAGGCATTCGAGAACTGTAGCTTTAGGGCTCCCAGTATCTGGCCAAATTTAGTGGAGATGAACATCGACTACTGCAgtgacttgattgcatttccaGTTGGGTTATGCAATCTTGCCAGTCTTGAGAAGCTCAGCGTTACTTACTGCCAAGAGCTAATTGCACTTCCCCAAGAAATTGGAAACCTGACAAAGTTGAAGGCGTTGAGGCTTTATTCTTGTACAAAACTGTCTTCGCTGCCCGGTTCAATTGGTGGCCTGAAGAAATTGAAGTACCTTGACCTGTCTGATTGTCTAGAGTTGGCTCATTTGCCAGACGAAATTGGTAAGCTGGAGGCTCTGGGAACAATTCACATGAAAGGTTGCGGAGAATTACGGGGGTTGCCACCTTCGGTCAGGGATCTCGGGCAATTGGAGAAGGTGATCTGTGACGAGGAGATCTCGTATTTTTGGAGATCGCATGCCGAATGTTTGAAGAAAATGAACATTACGGTGATAAGAAGAGAAGCAAACCTCAATTGGCTTCATAGATTTGATCCTTGA